One genomic segment of Hordeum vulgare subsp. vulgare chromosome 2H, MorexV3_pseudomolecules_assembly, whole genome shotgun sequence includes these proteins:
- the LOC123431110 gene encoding protein MIZU-KUSSEI 1-like gives MANAATDPDRKRTRLTSSMSSVDTILRLPPSPLMTSPTCAPAGHALEEPPARRRPARRSKPVRIFQSMCRSLPVLTVPRCGGILTAPATAASATASPPRSDSLLSLIISPSTASSGGGGVGASSRRRMTGTLFGCREGRVALALQENPRCRPSLVVELALPTHTLLRELGGTAGARIVLETEKKHVVEEHSAPGGGEHGDAAARQHDDDGWLLHEPIWTMFCNGKRVGYAVRREPTDGDIAVLETLWAVSMGGGVLPGRAGSAAPDGELAYMRGCFDHVIGSRDSESLYMLGPHGGDCPELAVFFVRL, from the coding sequence ATGGCCAACGCCGCGACCGACCCCGATCGCAAAAGGACGCGGTTGACTTCGTCCATGTCGTCAGTGGACACCATCCTCCGTCTCCCACCCTCGCCGCTGATGACGTCCCCGACGTGCGCGCCGGCGGGCCACGCGCTGGAGGAGCCACCCGCGCGGCGCAGGCCGGCGCGGAGATCCAAGCCCGTGAGGATATTCCAGAGCATGTGTCGGTCTCTACCGGTGCTGACGGTACCGCGCTGCGGGGGCATTCTGACGGCGCCCGCGACCGCTGCGTCCGCGACGGCGTCGCCTCCGCGGTCTGACTCGCTCCTGTCGCTCATAATCTCGCCATCGACCGCATCGAGCGGCGGTGGAGGCGTCGGCGCGTCGTCCCGGCGGCGCATGACCGGCACGCTCTTCGGCTGCCGCGAGGGCCGCGTGGCGCTCGCGCTGCAGGAGAACCCGCGGTGCCGGCCGTCGCTCGTGGTGGAGCTGGCGCTCCCGACGCACACCCTGCTCCGCGAGCTCGGCGGCACGGCCGGCGCGCGCATCGTGCTGGAGACCGAGAAGAAGCACGTGGTGGAGGAGCACAGCGCCCCCGGCGGCGGTGAACATGGCGACGCCGCGGCGAGGCAGCACGACGACGACGGGTGGCTGCTCCATGAGCCGATCTGGACCATGTTCTGCAACGGCAAGAGGGTGGGCTACGCGGTGCGGCGGGAGCCTACGGACGGCGACATCGCAGTGCTGGAGACGCTCTGGGCCGTGTCCATGGGCGGCGGCGTGCTCCCGGGGAGGGCAGGCTCGGCCGCGCCGGACGGGGAGCTGGCGTACATGCGGGGCTGCTTCGACCACGTCATCGGGTCCCGGGACTCGGAGTCGCTGTACATGCTTGGTCCTCATGGCGGCGACTGCCCGGAGCTCGCCGTCTTCTTCGTTAGGCTTTGA